A genome region from Triticum aestivum cultivar Chinese Spring chromosome 2B, IWGSC CS RefSeq v2.1, whole genome shotgun sequence includes the following:
- the LOC123040590 gene encoding NAC domain-containing protein 92 — MSDVTAVMDLEVEEPQLALPPGFRFHPTDEEVVTHYLTRKVLRESFSCQVITDVDLNKNEPWELPGLAKMGEKEWFFFVHKSRKYPTGTRTNRATKNGYWKATGKDKEIFRGKGRDAVLVGMKKTLVFYTGRAPSGGKTPWVMHEYRLEGQLPHRLPRTAKDDWAVCRVINKDLAARNAPQMAPVADGGMDDPLAFLDDLLNNDDLINNADLLDNAGLLDNTDLPMLMDSQSCADDFAGASSSSSSAALPLEPDTEHLTIKTEPPHQQQQMQRPNYFMPAKTNGNLGGDGYSPYQVMGDQQAAIRRYCKPKAEVASSSALLSPSLGLDTAALAGADTSFLMPSSRSYSYLDLEELFRGEPLMDYSNMWKISDVEDPERLSLLVAMDGYLVDASSSID; from the exons ATGTCGGACGTCACGGCGGTGATGGATCTGGAGGTGGAGGAGCCGCAGCTGGCGCTTCCACCGGGGTTCCGGTTCCACCCCACCGACGAGGAGGTGGTCAC CCACTACCTCACCCGCAAGGTCCTCCGCGAATCCTTCTCCTGCCAAGTGATCACGGACGTCGACCTCAACAAGAACGAGCCGTGGGAGCTCCCGG GCCTGGCGAAGATGGGCGAGAAGGAGTGGTTCTTCTTCGTGCACAAGAGCCGGAAGTACCCGACGGGGACGCGCACCAACCGGGCGACGAAGAACGGCTACTGGAAGGCGACGGGGAAGGACAAAGAGATCTTCCGCGGCAAGGGCCGGGACGCCGTCCTCGTCGGCATGAAGAAGACGCTCGTCTTCTACACCGGCCGCGCCCCCAGCGGCGGGAAGACGCCGTGGGTGATGCACGAGTACCGCCTCGAGGGCCAGCTGCCCCATCGCCTTCCCCGCACCGCAAAG GACGATTGGGCTGTTTGCCGGGTGATCAACAAAGACTTGGCGGCGAGGAATGCGCCCCAGATGGCGCCGGTGGCCGACGGGGGCATGGACGACCCTCTCGCCTTCCTCGATGACTTGCTCAACAATGATGACTTGATCAACAACGCCGACCTGCTCGACAACGCCGGCCTGCTTGACAACACTGACCTGCCGATGCTCATGGACTCACAGTCTTGCGCGGACGACTTCGCCGGCGCTTCGAGCTCCTCATCCAGCGCCGCCCTGCCGCTTGAACCGGACACGGAGCATCTTACCATAAAGACGGAGCCGCCGCACCAGCAGCAGCAGATGCAGAGGCCAAACTACTTCATGCCGGCGAAGACCAACGGCAATCTTGGCGGCGACGGGTACTCACCCTACCAGGTCATGGGGGACCAGCAGGCCGCGATCCGCAGGTACTGCAAGCCGAAGGCGGAGGTAGCGTCTTCGTCGGCGCTGCTGAGCCCTTCGCTGGGCTTGGAcacggcggcgctcgccggcgcggaCACCTCGTTCCTGATGCCGTCGTCGCGGTCGTACTCGTACCTCGATCTGGAGGAGCTGTTCCGGGGGGAGCCTCTCATGGACTACTCCAACATGTGGAAGATCTCTGATGTGGAAGATCCGGAGCGTCTCAGTTTGCTGGTAGCTATGGATGGTTATTTGGTTGATGCTAGCTCTTCGATTGATTAG